Proteins encoded in a region of the Onthophagus taurus isolate NC chromosome 10, IU_Otau_3.0, whole genome shotgun sequence genome:
- the LOC111428170 gene encoding protein obstructor-E-like, with protein sequence MKHFGLIILLSLLGIISSQQQEDACKAKSRVVPDLTYCDRYWECVNGQPELYDCPNGLVYAGKNRGVTEGCDYPWRANYCDGKQQANPPIGTDHCDWLYGIFGHETSCTRYWTCWNGTATEQLCIGGLLYNEKTHSCDWPENVDGCQKHPLCNDDANGNVPLGKSCNRYWQCQGGYPRLQRCPAMLVFDRRSLRCVVPPTEDCDVPTTPAAPLEEDGEQNLPQGVKPEFNLPPGALPIPSRPNKNRN encoded by the exons atgaaacattttggGTTAATAAtccttttaagtttattag gtATTATATCTAGCCAACAACAAGAAGATGCGTGTAAAGCAAAATCACGTGTAGTTCCTGATTTAACATATTGTGACCGATATTGGGAATGTGTAAACGGTCAACCAGAACTTTATGATTGCCCGAATGGTTTAGTATATGCAGGAAAGAATCGCGGTGTTACTGAAGGATGTGATTATCCATGGAGAGCAAATTATTGCGATGGAAAACAACAAGCCA ATCCTCCAATCGGCACGGATCATTGTGATTGGTTATACGGAATTTTCGGACACGAAACTTCTTGTACGCGATATTGGACTTGTTGGAATGGTACCGCAACTGAACAACTTTGCATCGGTGGGCTTCTATATAACGAAAAGACGCATTCTTGCGATTGGCCTGAGAATGTTGATGGTTGCCAAAAACATC CACTTTGTAATGATGATGCAAATGGAAATGTGCCATTAGGAAAATCTTGTAATAGATATTGGCAGTGTCAAGGTGGTTATCCTCGCCTTCAAAGATGTCCTGCCATGTTAGTTTTTGATCGTCGTTCGTTAAGATGTGTTGTACCCCCAACGGAAGATTGCGATGTCCCTACAACACCTGCAGCGCCCCTAGAAGAAGATGGAGAACAAAATTTACCGCAAGGAGTGAAGCCAGAATTTAATTTACCACCCGGTGCTTTACCCATACCATCCAGACCgaataaaaatcgaaattaa
- the LOC111428175 gene encoding MICOS complex subunit MIC13 homolog QIL1 — MFRFAIKCGLAGAAVYYVSDQGVWKESKETTKLYNKINDFLCPYMKQAQAQLPIEIPELPSTGRISYLMKQYWNHGVTATFIYIGDLPQNVTKLTKSGIDAIKGNEEMKKLMDGFSGTPEIEKK, encoded by the exons atgttCAG GTTCGCTATTAAGTGTGGATTAGCGGGGGCAGCTGTATATTACGTTTCCGATCAAGGTGTGTGGAAAGAAAGCAAGGAAACCACCAAGTTGTACAACAAAATCAACGATTTCTTATGCCCCTACATGAAACAAGCCCAAGCTCAACTTCCTATTGAAATTCCCGAGCTTCCAAGTACTGGAAGAATATCGTACTTAATGAAACAATATTGGAACCATGGTGTCACAgctacttttatttatataggAGATTTACCCCAAAACGTTACCAAATTAACGAAATCGGGTATTGATGCTATTAAGGGTAACGAAGAGATGAAAAAACTTATGGATGGGTTTAGTGGAACTcctgaaatagaaaaaaaataa
- the LOC111428167 gene encoding proliferation-associated protein 2G4 translates to MAEDKDVIEKTIAEDLVVTKYKMAGEIVNRVLKQVIDKCVVGASVREICEFGDRLLLDETSKVFKKEKDLKKGIAFPTCISVNNCICHFSPVPSEPDYTLKDEDLCKVDLGAHIDGFIAVVAHTIVLGASTDNKVTGRKADCITAAHYASQAALRLLKPGHDSYAVTDVIQTVAESFKCKPIEGMLSHQLKQFKINGEKTIIQNPSDAQRKEHEEFEFDKHEVYAMDVLVSTGEGVGKEADARVSIYKKTDEVYQLKLKASRMFYSAVRTKHGNMPFNLRSFEEETKAKLGVVECVNHKLIEPFQVLYEKTGELVAQFKFTVLLMPNGPHKITGLPFEPELCQSEYSITDQDVKSLLNSSANPKAAKKKKKKGEAVTEPQPMEVEAAA, encoded by the exons ATGGCGGAGGACAAAGATGTGATTGAGAAGACCATCGCCGAAGACTTGGTCGTAACCAAGTATAAAATGGCTGGGGAGATCGTTAACA GGGTCCTCAAGCAGGTTATTGACAAGTGCGTCGTGGGGGCTTCCGTTCGCGAAATATGCGAATTTGGCGATCGTCTCCTTCTGGATGAAACCAGCAAGGTTTTTAAGAAGGAAAAGGACCTCAAAAAGGGAATTGCTTTTCCCACGTGTATCTCTGTTAATAATTGCATTTGTCATTTTTCGCCTGTACCAAGCGAACCTGACTATACATTAAAAGATGAAGATTTATGTAAAGt TGATTTAGGTGCTCACATCGACGGTTTCATTGCCGTAGTAgcacatacaatagttttggGTGCCTCAACAGATAATAAAGTCACGGGAAGAAAAGCTGATTGTATCACAGCTGCACATTACGCCTCTCAGGCCGCATTACGACTCTTAAAACCCGGCCATGATTCATACGCAGTCACCGATGTCATTCAAACTGTCGCAGAATCGTTTAAATGTAAACCAATTGAAGGTATGTTAAGTCATCAACTGAAACAGTTCAAAATCAACGGTGAAAAGACGATTATTCAAAATCCGAGCGATGCTCAAAGGAAAGAACACGAAGAGTTTGAATTCGATAAACACGAAGTTTATGCGATGGATGTTTTGGTTAGTACTGGAGAAGGGGTCGGAAAAGAAGCTGACGCGAGAgtttcaatttataaaaaaaccgACGAagtttatcaattaaaattgaaagcATCGAGGATGTTTTATTCGGCCGTTAGGACGAAGCACGGAAATATGCCGTTCAATTTGAGAAGTTTCGAGGAAGAAACTAAGGCGAAATTGGGCGTTGTCGAATGTGTTAATCATAAATTGATCGAACCGTTTCAAGTGCTTTATGAAAAAACgg GTGAATTGGTcgctcaatttaaatttacggttttgttaatgCCGAACGGTCCTCATAAGATAACAGGTTTGCCGTTTGAGCCCGAACTGTGTCAATCCGAGTATTCGATTACGGACCAAGATGTTAAATCGTTATTGAACAGCTCGGCGAATCCGAAGGCggcgaaaaagaaaaaaaagaagggTGAAGCAGTAACGGAGCCACAACCGATGGAAGTTGAAGCGGCTGCTTAA
- the LOC111428157 gene encoding zinc finger protein 260-like has translation MKFDKICRVCLIEKTALKPIFNACIPNMLMSCAAIQVIEGDGLPHQICTQCLQTVNRSYTFKTQCEKSDGILRQYINIIPLETTQSIISDDKNDHIFSSTEVLQQSSIFNDIFDDAETHSLVDNFTSQNSDLAETMQSLRTIAEQCLPATWENEQNLSTENVTTTCDGFNLEQLYKCQFCEEIFKDEWSLGEHIKVHTGQAKYYCEMCGKECNTPSALENHLHVHTLDRSIDRVVEKKKISYTCNLCGKEFPDVKTLKRHYRDEHTEENNLLERKYVCSICGKRYKQNKLLIIHMRSHTGERPLNCDICGKSFSLPSSLHKHKLIHNEIKKHKCNLCGKSFHQNSNLNAHIRTHTGEKPFVCNICDKRCSTNVHLEIHLRSHTGLKPYQCLKCDCAFTTQGQLKKHNLRHTGELPYKCWHCGKAFRQKDTRDTHVRYHTGDRPYACSFCPKKYIAASHLRVHMKTHTGLRKFQCNICCKSFTESKTLKTHIMTHTGQKRFHCNVCGKGFIQQGAFNVHIRNCHI, from the exons atgaaattcgataaaatctGTAGGGTGTGTTTAATAGAAAAAACTGCTCTAAAACCGATTTTTAATGCATGTATTCCAAACATGTTAATGAGTTGTGCTGCTATTcag GTTATCGAAGGAGATGGTTTACCCCATCAAATATGCACTCAATGCTTACAAACTGTAAATCGTTCCTACACATTTAAAACTCAATGCGAAAAATCCGATGGTATTCTACGACAATACATCAATATTATCCCTTTGGAAACCACTCAAAGTATTATATCCGACGATAAAAACGACCACATATTTAGTTCCACTGAAGTTTTACAACAAAGTTCGATTTTTAACGATATTTTTGATGATGCCGAAACGCATTCTTTAGTCGATAACTTCACTTCGCAAAATTCAg atCTTGCGGAAACAATGCAAAGTTTACGTACAATTGCTGAACAATGTTTACCGGCAACTTGGgaaaatgaacaaaatttatCAACAGAAAATGTAACCACGACATGCGAtggttttaatttagaacaattaTATAAGTGCCAATTTTGTGaggaaatatttaaagatgAATGGAGTTTAGGTGAACACATAAAAGTTCATACAGGTCAAGCTAAATATTATTGTGAAATGTGTGGTAAAGAATGTAACACCCCTTCagcattagaaaatcatttacATGTTCATACATTAGATAGAAGTATTGATCGGgttgttgaaaaaaagaaaataagttaTACATGTAat ttatgTGGTAAAGAATTTCCTGATGTTAAAACATTAAAGAGACATTATAGAGATGAGCACactgaagaaaataatttattagaacGAAAATACGTTTGCAGTATTTGTGGAAAacgttataaacaaaataaactgcTAATTATCCATATGAGATCACACACTGGTGAACGACCACTTAACTGTGACATTTGCGGTAAAAGCTTTTCATTGCCCAGTTCATTACACAAGCACAAATTAATCcataacgaaattaaaaagcaCAAATGTAATTTATGTGGAAAATCTTTTCATCAAAATTCTAACTTAAACGCACATATTCGTACTCATACAGGAGAGAAACCCTTCGTTTGTAATATATGTGATAAAAGATGTTCTACAAATGTTCATTTAGAGATTCATTTGCGCTCTCATACTGGATTAAAACCTTATCAATGTTTAAAATGTGATTGTGCTTTTACCA ctCAAGGTCAATTAAAAAAGCACAATTTAAGACACACGGGTGAACTTCCTTATAAATGTTGGCATTGTGGGAAAGCTTTTCGACAAAAAGATACCCGAGATACCCACGTGAGATATCACACTGGGGATAGACCGTATGCCTGCTCTTTTTGTCCGAAAAAGTATATCGCAGCAAGTCATTTACGG gTTCATATGAAAACTCATACAGGTTTGCGAAAATTTCAATGcaatatttgttgtaaatcGTTTACAGAAtcgaaaacgttaaaaacCCACATTATGACTCACACTGGGCAGAAGAGATTTCATTGCAATGTTTGCGGAAAAGGTTTTATTCAACAAGGAGCTTTTAATGTACACATTAGAAACTGTCATATTTAA
- the LOC111428216 gene encoding succinate--CoA ligase [GDP-forming] subunit beta, mitochondrial-like, with protein sequence MFYPLIKLNFATNIHQTFQKSVRNLSLMEYQSKQILKGEGLKMSEFITIDQVKGYKDFENFLSERYVVKAQVAAGGRGLGYFKDGLKGGVQVTTNKDQARDFIKQMLGHNLITKQTSKNGLRVRTVMVEQAATVSKEAYFSYVLNPQFKDPIMMICPAGGVDVETITKQNPSLMRKIPVDICKGFSYEQAGEYADFFRFKRMNYPQLIDVMQKLWRLFKKYDMMQLEINPLAETNDNKIQILDAKFTIDNNAEFRHKDLFKPDPETHPNELEAVQFGMHYIQLDGNIGCMVNGAGLAMATMDLIKTHGGEPANFLDVSGGVTESGIYNAFKILGKSRQVKVILVNIFGGIVDCAMIAKGIVKATEIIKVPLVVRLEGTHADEAREIIKSAHFPIDSTDSFEQAALKAVVHAKKSSYRKKEDKK encoded by the coding sequence atgttttatccCCTCATAAAACTTAATTTCGCCACAAATATTCATCAAACGTTTCAAAAATCGGTTCGAAATTTAAGCTTGATGGAATACCAaagtaaacaaattttaaaaggtGAAGGATTAAAGATGAGCGAGTTTATAACGATCGATCAAGTTAAGGGTTATAAAGACTTTGAGAACTTTTTGTCTGAGCGTTATGTTGTGAAGGCTCAAGTGGCGGCCGGAGGACGTGGTTTGGGTTATTTTAAAGATGGATTGAAGGGCGGCGTTCAAGTGACAACGAATAAAGATCAGGCGAGggattttataaaacaaatgttGGGGCACAATTTGATTACGAAACAAACGTCTAAAAATGGGCTTAGAGTGAGAACGGTTATGGTTGAGCAAGCGGCGACTGTTTCTAAAGAAGCTTATTTTAGTTACGTTTTGAATCCTCAATTTAAAGATCCGATTATGATGATATGCCCGGCTGGAGGAGTCGATGTTGAAACGATAACGAAACAAAATCCTTCGTTGATGAGAAAAATTCCGGTTGATATTTGCAAAGGGTTTAGTTATGAACAAGCGGGTGAATATGCCGATTTTTTCCGATTCAAAAGAATGAATTACCCCCAATTAATTGATGTCATGCAAAAATTATGGCGTCTTTTTAAAAAGTACGATATGATGCAACTAGAAATAAATCCTTTGGCCGAAACTAAcgataataaaatacaaattttagaCGCTAAATTTACAATCGATAATAACGCCGAATTTAgacataaagatttatttaaaccgGATCCGGAAACACATCCAAACGAATTAGAAGCAGTGCAGTTTGGTATGCATTATATCCAGTTAGATGGAAACATCGGATGTATGGTAAATGGGGCTGGTTTAGCAATGGCTACAATGGATCTTATTAAAACTCATGGTGGCGAGCCAGCTAATTTCTTAGACGTCTCCGGTGGCGTAACAGAATCCGGAATTTATAacgcatttaaaattttgggaAAATCAAGACAGGTTAAAGTAATTTTGGTGAACATTTTCGGTGGAATTGTTGATTGCGCAATGATTGCTAAAGGAATAGTTAAAGCAacggaaattattaaagtccCTTTGGTAGTACGCTTAGAAGGAACCCATGCAGATGAAGCAAGAGAAATCATTAAAAGCGCACATTTTCCTATCGATAGCACCGATAGTTTTGAACAGGCCGCTTTAAAAGCTGTTGTTCATGCTAAAAAAAGTAGTTATCGTAAGAAAGAAGACAAAAAGTGA
- the LOC111428165 gene encoding acyl-CoA Delta-9 desaturase-like encodes MPPNETGVLHETDIVDTQNVNINNHETKPREYKYVWRNIILYIYLHVVSFYGVYVLFTSAKFLTIILGFILLNMGNLGITCGAHRLWSHKSYKAKTPLKILLVIMQTLAFQNSAIEWARDHRVHHKFSETDADPHNATRGFFFSHVGWLLTRRHPDVKEKGKGVDISDLTSDPILRFQQKHYVPLMIFTSFVLPTVLPMYLWNEGFVNAWVLNLLRYCLGLNITWLVNSVAHMFGDKPYDKFINPGENFSVALLALGEGWHNYHHTFPWDYKTSELGKYSTNMSTLFIDFMAKIGWAYDLKTVSEDMIKKRVKRTGDGTHNLWGWTDKDMPKEDIQDAITLNKKCD; translated from the exons atgccACCGAATGAAACAGGAGTTTTACACGAAACTGATATAGTTGATactcaaaatgttaatattaataatcatgAGACGAAACCAAGAGAGTACAAATACGTTTGGAGGAACATTATCTTATATATTTACCTTCACGTTGTCTCTTTTTATGGGGTTTATGTTTTGTTTACTTCGGCCAAATTTTTAACTATTATTTtag gattTATTCTTCTAAACATGGGAAATTTGGGAATAACTTGCGGCGCACATCGTCTTTGGTCTCACAAATCGTACAAAGCTAAAACTCCCTTGAAAATTCTTTTAGTCATCATGCAAACTTTAGCTTTTCAG aattcTGCTATTGAATGGGCTCGTGATCATCGCGTTCACCATAAATTTAGTGAAACAGATGCAGATCCACACAATGCAACACGTGGCTTCTTCTTTTCGCACGTTGGTTGGCTTTTAACTCGTCGTCATCCCGATGTAAAAGAAAAGGGGAAAGGCGTTGATATTTCCGATTTAACATCGGATCCAATTTTAAGATTCCAACAAAAACATTATGTTCCATTAATGATTTTTACCAGTTTTGTCCTTCCAACTGTTCTCCCCATGTATTTATGGAATGAAGGATTTGTAAACGCTTgggttttgaatttattacgtTATTGTTTAGGTCTTAATATTACATGGTTGGTTAATTCAGTTGCCCATATGTTTGGGGATAAACCATACGACAA GTTTATTAATCCGGGTGAAAACTTTAGTGTTGCTCTTTTGGCTTTGGGCGAAGGTTGGCATAATTATCATCACACCTTCCCATGGGATTATAAAACGTCAGAATTAGGAAAATACAGCACCAATATGTCTACATTATTCATCGATTTTATGGCAAAAATTGGTTGGGCTTACGATTTAAAAACAGTCTCAGAAgatatgattaaaaaaaggGTTAAAAGGACCGGAGATGGTACCCACAATCTTTGGGGATGGACTGATAAAGATATGCCAAAAGAAGATATTCAAGATGCTATTACTTTGAATAAAAAGTGTGATTAG
- the LOC111428166 gene encoding acyl-CoA Delta-9 desaturase, with protein sequence MTEDEDIKMIKYKKENECYGNTCNNEFVSRIRWPDLLVQIFIHVGCLYGLYLCIVAARFYTVMFAICTIYTSGFGITAGVHRLWSHRAYKAKWPLRLLLVLLFTITGQRHVYIWALDHRVHHKYSETDADPHNAKRGFLFSHVGWLVLTPHPDVVAKRKVVDMSDLEEDSIVMWQKKYYPILFFIFTIALPVGLPIYCWNETLWNSFWINFNLRFCITLNIAFFVNSVAHMWGQKPYDKNISPVENLAVSIAALGEGWHNYHHVFPWDYKTGELGVKYNPSTYFINFFARLGWAYDLKSVSPEMIYRRAAKSGDGSFIWGYGDGDIAKEDLEELEMMNNNHLD encoded by the exons ATGACCGAGGATGAAgacattaaaatgattaaatataaaaaagaaaatgaatgtTATGGAAATACTTGTAACAATGAATTTGTGTCAAGAATTAGATGGCCTGATTTGCTAGTTCAAATTTTTATCCATGTTGGGTGTTTGTATGGATTGTATTTGTGTATTGTAGCCGCTAGATTTTATACTGTGATGTTCG ctaTTTGCACAATTTATACATCCGGTTTTGGTATAACAGCCGGAGTTCATAGGTTATGGTCACATAGGGCTTACAAAGCTAAATGGCCCCTTCGTTTATTGCTAGTccttttatttacaataactGGTCaa agACACGTTTATATCTGGGCTTTAGATCATCGCGTTCACCACAAATACAGCGAAACGGACGCCGATCCTCATAATGCGAAAAGAGGGTTTTTATTTTCGCACGTCGGATGGTTAGTTTTAACTCCTCACCCGGATGTTGTTGCGAAAAGAAAAGTCGTCGATATGAGCGATCTCGAAGAAGACTCAATAGTTATGTGGCAGAAAAA GTATTATccaatcttattttttatcttcaccATTGCTTTACCAGTTGGTTTACCAATTTATTGTTGGAATGAAACGTTATGGAATTCGTTTTGGATCAATTTTAACTTGCGTTTTTGTATTACGTTAAACATAGCTTTTTTTGTGAATAGTGTGGCTCATATGTGGGGACAAAAACCTTATGATAA aaatataAGTCCAGTTGAAAATTTGGCTGTTTCAATAGCAGCTTTAGGTGAAGGCTGGCATAATTACCATCACGTATTTCCATGGGATTACAAAACGGGTGAACTGGGTGTTAAATATAACCCATCGAcgtatttcattaatttttttgctcgGTTGGGATGGGCATACGATTTAAAAAGTGTCTCCCCCGAAATGATTTATAGAAGGGCGGCAAAATCGGGCGACGGGAGTTTTATTTGGGGATACGGCGATGGCGATATCGCCAAAGAAGATTTGGAGGAATTAGAAATgatgaataataatcatttggATTAA
- the LOC111428168 gene encoding acyl-CoA Delta-9 desaturase → MEDKKFLRKESDWPVVLLYLYLHFSIVLCPFLLDEAMISTYLFGALLTFLGLLGTTVGAHRLWAHKTFVANKKLKIFLMICHTISGQGTIYNWVLQHRLHHKYFNTHLDPFNNTKSFLHLQTVTRTLKPAGGYETIKSEVETEDLDNDCVVMFQKKYYWIMYPILVLLLPVNAPAEYWGEGLINSFIIIGVIRYLIGCHLSSFIETSAKLNICEPIEKNNDKALLNIIENHKWATYHYLAPWDYQSGEFGYYGNDIFSKCIRLCENFGLAEGLKTLDRKTIGQALQIAKETNKPVAECLMDSQFIDVKHSQFRRSH, encoded by the exons atggaagataaaaaatttttaagaaaagaaagtGATTGGCCCGttgttttgttatatttatatttgcaTTTTTCAATCGTTCTTTGTCCCTTTTTATTAGATGAAGCGATGATTTCTACTTATCTTTTCG gggCCTTATTAACGTTTTTAGGATTACTAGGCACAACTGTAGGCGCCCACAGATTATGGGCTCATAAAACGTTCGttgcaaacaaaaaattaaaaattttcctcatgaTTTGTCACACAATAAGTGGACAAGGAACCATTTATAACTGGGTTTTACAACATCGCCTTCACCACAAATATTTCAACACCCATTTAGATCCTTTTAATAacactaaaagttttttacatCTTCAAACTGTTACGCGAACTTTAAAACCGGCGGGTGGTTATGAAACGATTAAATCTGAAGTTGAAACTGAAGATTTAGACAACGATTGCGTCGTTATgttccaaaaaaaatattattggatTATGTATCCGATTTTGGTGCTTTTATTGCCGGTTAATGCGCCGGCTGAGTATTGGGGGGAAGGATTAATAAAtagctttattattattggggTTATTAGATACTTAATTGGTTGCCATTTGAGTTCGTTCATCGAAACTAGcgctaaattaaatatttgtgaACCTATTGAAAA GAATAATGATAAAGCGTTATTAAACATTATTGAGAATCATAAATGGGCTACATATCACTATTTAGCACCTTGGGATTACCAAAGTGGCGAATTTGGTTATTATGGAAACgatattttttcgaaatgtatTAGGCTTTGTGAGAATTTCGGTTTAGCAGAAGGTTTAAAAACATTAGACCGAAAAACCATCGGTCAAGCTTTACAAATCGCCAAAGAAACCAATAAACCAGTCGCCGAGTGTTTAATGGATTCGCAATTCATTGATGTTAAACATTCACAATTTAGGCGATCTCATTAG
- the LOC139431556 gene encoding small integral membrane protein 20 codes for MVIIKNLKFVGVMCGLIGGIAIAIYPIVIYPMMNIDEYKKIQKETRKGIRQEDIQPGNMKVWTDPFDRK; via the exons atggtaataataaaaaatcttaaatttgtTGGGGTAATGTGTGGTTTAATAGGAGGTATAGCAATAGCAATTTATCCGATTGTAATCTATCCTATGATGAATATTGATGAATACA AAAAGATTCAAAAAGAAACACGGAAAGGTATTCGACAGGAAGATATCCAACCAGGaa atATGAAAGTATGGACGGATCCTTTTGATCGTAAATAA